Part of the Desulforegula conservatrix Mb1Pa genome is shown below.
CCCAGCATCTCTAAAAGCCTGTATCTTAGAAATTAGTCGCACTCTGAATCATCGCAATTAGCTGGCCTTCATCAAAACCCTTGAGTTTCAAGGCTCCTGAACGGCAGGACGAAACACAGGCTCCGCATCCCTTGCAAAGAACAGGGTTGATCTCTGCCTTGCCTTCATAAGGTTTTGAAAGTCTCATTGAAGGAGCGTTATATGGACATACCGCAACACAGACTCCGCAACCGCTGCAAATCATCTGGTTGACTTCCGCAATAGCACCCTGGGTTTTTATGGACTTCTTGGCAAGAAGTCTGAGCGCGCTTGAAGCGGCAGCCTGGGCCTGGGCTATGGACTCATCTATCGGCTTCGGATAATGGGCAAGACCACAAAGGAATACGCCGTCAGTAGCAAAATCTGAAGGAGCAAGTTTTACGTGGGCCTCGACAAAAAACCCGTCTTCATTCAGGGGAACCTTGAAGAACTGTGCGAGCTTTTCATCTTTGTACGGAACAACGGCTGACGCGAGGGTAAGAAGATCTGCCTCAATGACAAGTGGCAACTGAAGGACATGGTCAGTGACCCTGATATTCAGTTTCCCGTTTTCACCGACAGAAACTACAGGCTTGTTTGAAAGTCCGTATCTAACGAATATTACCCCTTTTTCCCTTGCTTCCTTGTACAGAAGTTCCTTTTCACCATAGGTTCTGATATCCCTGTAAAGAACAAAGACATTCATGTCAGGATTTTTTTCCTTGAGATGAAGGGCTGAGACAACGGAGTGTGTGCAGCATATTCTTGAACAGTATGGTCGCTCCGGCTCCCTTGAGCCAACACACTGTATGAAAACAGCCGAATTTACTGATTTCAGAGCGGGGTCATCATTGATGAACATCTTGTCCAGCTCTATGCCTGTCACGATGCGCTTGTCCTGACCATACATATATTCGGTCGGTTTAAGCTCCGACGCGCCGGTTGCCACCACAGTGACACCGTGCTCAATGGTCTTTGAGGTTCCGCCTGTATTTACAATAGTCTTGAAATTGCCGACAAATCCTTCGACACCCTCAATATTTGATCCTGCAAAAACTGTAATATTTTCATGGGAAGTAACTTCAGATGCCAGATTCTTGAGACCTTCCTGGATCATGGCTCCGCCAGCCGTCTGGTAAAGATTTTTTGCCTGACCGCCAAGAGAGGCCTCACGCTCAATGATATTTACCTTGTATCCCTGATCAGCGAGGGATTTTGCAGCTGTCATTCCGGCGATACCTCCGCCGATTACGACAACATTCTGGTCTATATCCAGATCCGCCTCTGAAAGAGGCTCAAGCAGGGCGCTTTTTGCCGCTGCCATTCTCACGAGATCCTTGGCCTTTTCAGTCGCTTCTACAGGATGATCCTTGTGTACCCATGATCCGTGGTTACGGATATTGACCATTTCAAATAGATATTTGTTTATTCCGGCAGCAAGAAGGGTTTCCTGGAACAATGGCTCGTGGGTTCTCGGAGAACAGGCCGCAACTATCATTCTGTTGAGGTTTTTCTCCTTGATTACGGCAGCAATTGCGTCCTGGGCATCCTGGGAGCAGGAGTACATATTGTTTGCAACATATTCCACATACGGAAGGGTTGCTGCATAATCGCGTACGGCAGGCACATCGATGACGCCTGCGATGTTACTTCCGCAGTGGCATACGAACACGCCTATTCTCGGACGGTCGCCCTTGATGTCTATTTCAGTTCTTTCAGGGGCTGTTTTTGTGAGGGTGTTTCTCGCGCTTGCAAGGGACGCTCCCGCCCGCATTGCCGCCCCGCCAGCCTCAACAACAGACTGGGGAATATCTTTTGGGCCCTGGATGGCGCCGCAGACATAAACACCTGGTTTTGAAGTGGCTACAGGATCAAATGAGGATGTCTTGACAAATCCGCTCGGAGTCAGATCTACGCCTATCTTTTCTGCAAGCTGGCGTGTTTCGGGTGATATTTCCATACCAACGGAAAGAACTACAATGTCATAAAGCTCGCGGACAACCTTGCCTGTGGCTTCGTCAAAATAGTCGAGAACCTGTCCCTTTTCCTCGCCCTCCTGGGTAAAAATGGAGTGGATTCTGCATCTGACGAATTTGATGCCATGCTTTTCCTTGGCTTCGTTATAGCAGCTTTCGAAGCCCTTTCCGTGGGTTCTCATGTCCATATAGAAAATGGTGCATTCAAGGGACGGATCATGCTCTTTTGCAATGATCGCCTGTTTGATTGCATACATACAGCACACGGATGAGCAGTAACCGTTTCCGCAGGTATTGATGTCTCTGGAACCTATGCACTGGAGCCATGCTATCTTGTGGGGGTGAACGTGGTCAGACGGTCTTACCACATGGCCCTGGTTAGGGCCTGAAGCCGAAAGATAACGCTCGAACTCTATCGAGGTTACTACGTCTTTGGAAGCGTCGTAATTGTATATTGCCTTTCCGGACGGATTGTATGTGCTGAAACCAGGGGCAAGCACTATGGAGCCAACCTTTAGGGTAAGGTTCTTGTCCTTGTCATCATACATGATTGCCCCGGCAGGGCATGTTTTTTCGCAGATTCCGCACTTGCCCTTTGTGAGCTTGATGCAGTTTTTTGCGTCAATGGCATATTTCAGTGGAACTGCCTGGGGATAAGGCACATAGATCGCC
Proteins encoded:
- a CDS encoding FAD-dependent oxidoreductase, with protein sequence MSTKNVTGAVLVAGGGIAGIQAALDLANSGYYVYMLEKSPSIGGVMAQLDKTFPTNDCSMCIMSPKLVEVGRHMNIELITLAEIKDVRGQQGDFEVDVFQKARYVDMTKCIACGACTEKCPKKVDDVYNAGLAKRKAIYVPYPQAVPLKYAIDAKNCIKLTKGKCGICEKTCPAGAIMYDDKDKNLTLKVGSIVLAPGFSTYNPSGKAIYNYDASKDVVTSIEFERYLSASGPNQGHVVRPSDHVHPHKIAWLQCIGSRDINTCGNGYCSSVCCMYAIKQAIIAKEHDPSLECTIFYMDMRTHGKGFESCYNEAKEKHGIKFVRCRIHSIFTQEGEEKGQVLDYFDEATGKVVRELYDIVVLSVGMEISPETRQLAEKIGVDLTPSGFVKTSSFDPVATSKPGVYVCGAIQGPKDIPQSVVEAGGAAMRAGASLASARNTLTKTAPERTEIDIKGDRPRIGVFVCHCGSNIAGVIDVPAVRDYAATLPYVEYVANNMYSCSQDAQDAIAAVIKEKNLNRMIVAACSPRTHEPLFQETLLAAGINKYLFEMVNIRNHGSWVHKDHPVEATEKAKDLVRMAAAKSALLEPLSEADLDIDQNVVVIGGGIAGMTAAKSLADQGYKVNIIEREASLGGQAKNLYQTAGGAMIQEGLKNLASEVTSHENITVFAGSNIEGVEGFVGNFKTIVNTGGTSKTIEHGVTVVATGASELKPTEYMYGQDKRIVTGIELDKMFINDDPALKSVNSAVFIQCVGSREPERPYCSRICCTHSVVSALHLKEKNPDMNVFVLYRDIRTYGEKELLYKEAREKGVIFVRYGLSNKPVVSVGENGKLNIRVTDHVLQLPLVIEADLLTLASAVVPYKDEKLAQFFKVPLNEDGFFVEAHVKLAPSDFATDGVFLCGLAHYPKPIDESIAQAQAAASSALRLLAKKSIKTQGAIAEVNQMICSGCGVCVAVCPYNAPSMRLSKPYEGKAEINPVLCKGCGACVSSCRSGALKLKGFDEGQLIAMIQSATNF